Proteins encoded by one window of Panicum virgatum strain AP13 chromosome 7N, P.virgatum_v5, whole genome shotgun sequence:
- the LOC120682856 gene encoding nuclear transcription factor Y subunit C-2-like → MRQARPYSGMFCGGVSARTGPHALPLARIKKIMKRSAGETADGGARMISGEAPVVFSKACELFIAELTRRAWAATLEGKRRTVHKEDVATAVQKTDLFDFLVDVVMADAGGGGHAAAGQYDDDDGALE, encoded by the coding sequence ATGAGGCAGGCGAGGCCGTACTCGGGGATGTTCTGCGGCGGGGTGTCGGCGCGGACGGGGCCGCACGCGCTCCCGCTGGCGCGCATCAAGAAGATCATGAAGCGCTCGGCGGGGGAgaccgcggacggcggcgccaggatgatctccggcgaggcgcccgtggTGTTCTCCAAGGCGTGCGAGCTCTTCATCGCCGAGCTCACGCGCCGCGCCTGGGCGGCCACGCTGGAGGGCAAGCGCCGCACCGTGCACAAGGAGGACGTCGCCACGGCCGTGCAGAAGACCGACCTGTTCGACTTCCTCGTCGACGTCGTCATGGCggacgccggtggcggcgggcacgcggcggccggccagtacgacgacgacgacggcgcgctGGAGTAA
- the LOC120681398 gene encoding DBF4-type zinc finger-containing protein 2 homolog: MRRIRPSWARILARARWVTPPPPILPPRAWICLPRPPGAPARELPTTTTPPPPPPCNCPDCRRTPIQPPCSPCCKRRPSIPPPPLRPTAPRSLWANSPPPTPPFLRSSPRRPCSRPRGLDSGCLPRIHRSPWPPSVANRPTLLSPRTSSPPRHEQHL; this comes from the exons atGCGCCGGATCCGCCCGTCCTGGGCGCGGATCCTGGCGCGGGCGCGCTgggtgacgccgccgccgccgattctGCCGCCCAGGGCGTGGATCTGCCTGCCCCGGCCGCCGGGGGCGCCGGCACGGGAGcttccgacgacgacgacgccgccgccgccgccgccttgcaaCTGCCCCGACTGTCGCCGGACGCCGATCCAGCCGCCCTGCAGCCCCTGCTGCAAGCGCCGGCCgtcgatcccgccgccgccactgcggcCCACCGCGCCGCGGTCACTGTGGGCAAacagcccgccgccgacgccgcccttcCTGAGGTCTTCCCCGCGCCGGCCGTGCTCACGCCCGCGTGGTCTGGACTCGGGATGCCTCCCGCGGATACACCGTTCGCCGTGGCCGCCCTCCGTGGCCAACAGGCCGACGCTGCTCTCGCCGcggacctcctcgccgccaa GGCAtgagcagcacctatga
- the LOC120681397 gene encoding pentatricopeptide repeat-containing protein At3g29230-like — MTLQLSHRVPILLKDCGSKRQLDQIHGLLLTSCLHRLPGLRALLVRRATELGDMAHADLLFSSFRGADPPDAVALYNAMIRGCAYHGPHDRALDLFAEMTRRGDGLAPDSFTYPYVVDACARLKMWRGAEAVHCRVLKEGLDAVPAVGSSLLAFYVARGSLGDARRVFDGFSIKSVGLSNRMVSEYAKARDIKSARELFDAMAERDVVSWNAMLTAYVKAADVVAAKELFARMPVKNIISWTTMIRALSDAGDFVGMRSLFNRMPQRNLVSWNCILSSYTKHGRFWQALQMFPRMLLEGLIPDSFTVVSVLSACENLKKLRLGRWIHANLVTPALQVHAEVGTALTEMYAMCGDIARALVVFFKMDRKDVFSWNVMIRALAVHRQADDALKLFDLMRKQGFQPNHFTFMGVLLACRYGSLVDQGRRLFDMMHKDYSIPPSLQHYGCLIDLLSCNGHVDEAVAVLQGMPCRPDSEVWRALLGGCRIEAGLGSAEEATVGVLQSSGDEMCTSVMPCRIS; from the coding sequence ATGACCCTCCAGCTCTCGCACCGCGTCCCGATCCTCCTCAAGGACTGCGGCAGCAAGCGGCAGCTCGACCAGATCCATGGCCTGCTCCTCACCTCCTGCCTCCACCGCCTCCCGGGCCTGCGGGCCCTCCTCGTCCGCCGCGCCACCGAGCTCGGCGACATGGCGCACGCGGACCTGCTCTTCTCCTCGTTCCGGGGGGCCGATCCACCTGACGCGGTCGCGCTCTACAACGCCATGATCCGGGGCTGCGCCTACCACGGCCCCCACGACCGCGCCCTCGATCTGTTCGCCGAAATGACGCGCCGTGGGGATGGCCTCGCCCCCGACAGCTTCACCTACCCGTACGTCGTGGACGCGTGCGCGAGGCTCAAGATGTGGCGGGGCGCCGAGGCGGTGCACTGCCGGGTGCTCAAGGAGGGGCTGGACGCCGTGCCGGCCGTCGGCAGCTCGCTGCTCGCGTTCTACGTCGCCCGTGGCTCTCTGGGCGACGCGAGGAGGGTGTTCGACGGCTTCAGCATCAAGTCCGTCGGCCTGTCAAACAGGATGGTGTCGGAGTACGCCAAGGCTCGAGATATCAAGTCGGCGCGGGAGTTGTTTGATGCCATGGCGGAGAGGGACGTCGTGTCGTGGAACGCGATGCTCACCGCATACGTCAAGGCGGCGGACGTCGTCGCAGCAAAGGAGCTGTTCGCGAGAATGCCTGTGAAGAACATCATATCATGGACGACGATGATCAGGGCGCTATCTGATGCAGGGGATTTCGTCGGCATGAGGAGTCTGTTCAACCGGATGCCTCAAAGGAACCTGGTGTCCTGGAACTGCATCCTCTCGAGTTACACCAAACATGGAAGGTTCTGGCAGGCGCTCCAGATGTTTCCTCGGATGCTGCTTGAAGGTCTCATCCCTGACAGCTTCACTGTTGTCTCGGTTCTCTCCGCTTGCGAGAACTTGAAGAAACTGAGGCTGGGCAGATGGATCCATGCCAACCTGGTGACTCCGGCGCTCCAGGTTCACGCTGAGGTTGGGACGGCCTTGACCGAAATGTACGCCATGTGCGGTGACATAGCCCGTGCACTGGTTGTCTTCTTCAAGATGGACAGGAAGGATGTATTCTCCTGGAACGTTATGATCAGAGCCCTTGCCGTGCACAGACAAGCTGACGATGCCTTGAAGCTGTTTGACCTCATGAGGAAACAAGGTTTCCAGCCCAACCATTTCACCTTCATGGGCGTCCTGCTGGCATGCAGATATGGCTCTCTCGTTGACCAAGGCCGCAGGTTGTTTGACATGATGCACAAGGACTACAGCATCCCGCCGTCATTGCAGCACTATGGGTGCTTGATCGATCTGCTCTCTTGCAACGGCCATGTCGACGAAGCGGTGGCCGTGCTCCAGGGCATGCCTTGCCGACCTGATTCTGAAGTCTGGAGGGCACTGCTTGGCGGGTGTAGGATTGAAGCTGGCCTCGGATCAGCCGAGGAGGCGACAGTGGGTGTACTTCAGTCAAGCGGTGATGAGATGTGTACTTCAGTCATGCCTTGTCGAATAAGCTGA